ACATTCATGCTCGCGATCGCTCTGTCCTTGGCCCGGGGTCACACCGTCCTCGCCTGGACGGTCGAGGGGATGTTGGTGGCCGCTCTCGGCGCCTTGATCTTCGGCCGCTTCTGTCTTGGCTCCTATGTCTATCACCTGATCCGGGGGGACGCCGGCTTCGCAAACAAGACGCTTCCATGGGTCGGAACCCACGATCCCGAGGGTTCGGAGGTCACCTTGATCCCGCCGACGAGCGACGGCGGGGCGTAGATGCCGGAGAGACCCTGAATGGAAAGCTTCGCCCCTCGCCGCATAGAGTTTCACGGCCTGCGCTCCTTCGGGGACTGGCGGCTGAAGGTCTACTCCGTCGCCTATGGCCCCGCGCCGGTAAATTGGGATGCATTCGCCCCAGGCTTCTCACGGGCTGAAGCTTCGCTTCCCCAGCCTGCCGTCACGCCAGCGCGTCCCGGGGTCGGCTTCCTGATTGC
Above is a window of Candidatus Polarisedimenticolia bacterium DNA encoding:
- a CDS encoding DUF4395 family protein, with amino-acid sequence MWQPRVIGVLVVIGAVLQSWLFFFILGAILWWNALLPRLNLFDAAYNSLIARPRGLSRLTSAPGPRRFAQGMAGTFMLAIALSLARGHTVLAWTVEGMLVAALGALIFGRFCLGSYVYHLIRGDAGFANKTLPWVGTHDPEGSEVTLIPPTSDGGA